In a single window of the Synechococcus sp. MW101C3 genome:
- a CDS encoding MFS transporter — protein MSSTTGVSDAIDAPRGFQRRMLVAYGLGDAGTGMAASLIGFYLFIFYTAAAGLPAWMAGLVLMLARLWDAINDPVVGWLSDKTRSPWGPRLPWILWSAIPLGIAMAMMWWLPPGSLWVKFGIFLAISVVANSLYTCVNLPYSALAAELTTDTGLRTRLNTARFTGSIIAGLVGIVLGGLLLQNHQDPGSYFKVGVLSGSIIAVFTLVCAWGIAPAARNCQRPNSQQGSTRRMLRRVRENGRFIKVLGLYLMLWCALQIMQTAALIYLPVVMRLPESWSNWILLPFQISTLVGLQIWNRFSHRYGRIQALHRGTALWIGGCLLAMLLIPLDPDLSPVGSWMNGLRLVALLVAILVVGLGASTAYLIPWALLPDAIDADPEKPAGLYSAWMVFTQKICISLALFFFGNLMSLSGYVAARGIVQPDTALIAIRLCMGLIPATLVVLGLIVMRRWPERGAHLLQAQP, from the coding sequence ATGAGCTCCACCACCGGCGTCAGTGACGCCATCGATGCACCCAGGGGGTTCCAGCGCCGCATGTTGGTGGCCTATGGCCTTGGCGATGCGGGCACCGGCATGGCGGCGTCGCTGATCGGCTTCTACCTGTTCATCTTCTATACCGCCGCCGCCGGGCTGCCCGCCTGGATGGCGGGGCTGGTGCTGATGCTGGCCCGCCTCTGGGATGCCATCAACGATCCGGTGGTGGGCTGGCTCAGCGATAAGACCCGCAGCCCCTGGGGCCCGCGCCTGCCCTGGATCCTCTGGAGCGCCATTCCGCTCGGGATCGCCATGGCGATGATGTGGTGGCTTCCGCCCGGAAGCCTCTGGGTGAAGTTCGGCATCTTCCTGGCCATCTCGGTGGTGGCCAACAGCCTTTACACCTGCGTCAACCTGCCCTACTCCGCCCTGGCGGCCGAGCTCACCACCGACACCGGCCTGCGCACCCGCCTGAACACGGCGCGGTTCACCGGCTCGATCATCGCCGGGCTGGTGGGCATCGTGCTGGGAGGGCTGCTGCTCCAGAACCACCAGGACCCCGGCAGTTACTTCAAGGTGGGCGTGCTGTCGGGCAGCATCATCGCGGTGTTCACCCTGGTCTGCGCCTGGGGCATCGCCCCGGCGGCCCGCAACTGCCAGCGGCCCAACAGCCAGCAAGGCTCCACCCGCCGCATGCTGCGCCGGGTGCGCGAGAACGGTCGCTTCATCAAGGTGCTCGGCCTCTACCTGATGCTCTGGTGCGCGCTGCAGATCATGCAGACCGCCGCCCTCATCTACCTGCCGGTGGTGATGCGGCTGCCGGAGAGCTGGAGCAACTGGATCCTGCTGCCCTTTCAGATCAGCACCCTCGTGGGGCTGCAGATCTGGAACCGCTTCTCCCACCGCTACGGCCGCATCCAGGCGCTGCACCGGGGCACGGCGCTCTGGATCGGCGGCTGCCTGCTCGCCATGTTGCTGATCCCCCTCGATCCCGACCTCTCGCCCGTGGGCTCCTGGATGAACGGGCTGCGGCTGGTGGCGCTGCTGGTGGCCATCCTGGTGGTGGGTCTGGGCGCCTCCACCGCCTACCTGATCCCCTGGGCGCTGCTGCCGGATGCCATCGACGCCGATCCTGAAAAGCCCGCCGGCCTCTACAGCGCCTGGATGGTGTTCACCCAGAAGATCTGCATCAGCCTGGCGTTGTTCTTCTTCGGCAACCTGATGAGCCTGAGTGGCTACGTGGCGGCCAGGGGCATCGTCCAACCCGACACGGCCCTGATCGCGATCCGCCTGTGCATGGGGCTGATCCCCGCCACGCTGGTGGTGCTGGGGCTGATCGTGATGCGGCGCTGGCCTGAGCGTGGCGCCCACCTGCTTCAGGCCCAGCCATGA
- a CDS encoding YggS family pyridoxal phosphate-dependent enzyme, with amino-acid sequence MGADAPAALAVRWQALQEQLPSGSRLLAVSKGQTAERIRDLAALGQRSFGESRLQEAEAKQLELADLPPLDWHFIGRLQANKARGVLRHFGTIHSLDNLPLALRLQRIAAEEGLQPRVFLQVKLLPDPTKAGFEPEELDQLWPQLQALAPLQVVGLMTIAPLGLDAAGSRALFSSCAALAARLGLPELSMGMSGDWREAVAAGSTWVRLGSVLFGPRGA; translated from the coding sequence ATGGGCGCTGACGCTCCAGCGGCCCTGGCGGTGCGGTGGCAGGCCCTGCAGGAGCAGCTGCCGTCCGGTTCCCGCCTGCTGGCGGTGAGCAAGGGGCAGACGGCCGAGCGCATCCGCGACCTGGCCGCGCTCGGGCAGCGCAGCTTCGGCGAAAGCCGCCTGCAGGAGGCCGAGGCCAAGCAGCTGGAGCTGGCGGATCTTCCCCCCCTGGATTGGCACTTCATCGGTCGCCTGCAGGCCAACAAAGCCCGTGGGGTGCTGCGCCACTTCGGCACCATCCACTCGCTCGACAACCTGCCGCTGGCGCTTCGCCTGCAGCGCATCGCCGCCGAGGAGGGCCTGCAGCCGCGGGTGTTCCTGCAGGTGAAGCTGCTGCCCGATCCAACCAAGGCCGGGTTCGAGCCCGAGGAGCTCGACCAGCTCTGGCCCCAGCTGCAGGCGCTGGCGCCGTTGCAGGTGGTCGGCCTGATGACGATCGCGCCGCTTGGCTTGGATGCAGCCGGTAGCCGTGCCCTGTTCAGCTCCTGCGCCGCGCTGGCGGCCCGGCTGGGGTTGCCGGAGCTGTCCATGGGCATGAGCGGCGACTGGCGCGAGGCCGTGGCGGCCGGCAGCACCTGGGTGCGGCTCGGCTCGGTGTTGTTCGGCCCCCGCGGGGCCTGA
- the plsY gene encoding glycerol-3-phosphate 1-O-acyltransferase PlsY, with protein sequence MNPLLILSVLLAGYLLGSIPSGWLAGRWCAGVDLRQLGSGSTGATNVLRQVGKGPALVVFLVDVLKGTAAVLLAKAVVEPLGVSAAGDAWVVAAGLAALAGHIWPVWLGWRGGKAVATGLGVLLGLVPAVGLASFGLFLVTLTLTRIVSLSSVVAAVGLPLLMLGSFQSAGIGLRPAYLALALLTTVLVLWRHRSNLARIMDGTEPRIGADKPNTPT encoded by the coding sequence GTGAATCCCCTGCTGATCCTGTCCGTGCTGCTGGCGGGCTACCTGCTCGGCTCGATCCCCAGCGGCTGGCTGGCGGGGCGATGGTGCGCCGGCGTCGATCTGCGCCAGCTGGGCTCCGGCTCCACCGGCGCCACCAACGTGCTGCGCCAGGTGGGGAAGGGCCCGGCGCTGGTGGTGTTCCTGGTGGATGTGCTGAAGGGAACGGCCGCCGTGCTGCTGGCCAAGGCGGTGGTGGAGCCACTCGGCGTCTCCGCCGCTGGCGATGCCTGGGTGGTGGCGGCGGGGCTGGCGGCTCTTGCCGGCCACATCTGGCCGGTGTGGCTGGGCTGGCGGGGTGGCAAGGCCGTGGCCACCGGGCTGGGCGTGCTGCTCGGTCTGGTGCCCGCGGTGGGGCTGGCCAGCTTCGGGCTGTTCCTCGTCACCCTCACCCTCACCCGCATCGTGTCGCTCTCCAGCGTGGTGGCGGCGGTGGGCCTGCCGCTGCTGATGCTGGGATCCTTCCAGAGCGCCGGCATCGGGCTGCGGCCCGCCTATCTGGCCCTTGCCCTGCTCACCACCGTGCTGGTGCTGTGGCGCCATCGCAGCAACCTGGCCCGGATCATGGACGGCACCGAGCCACGCATCGGCGCAGACAAACCCAACACCCCGACCTGA
- a CDS encoding DUF3119 family protein: MTSPAATLDPAAGTVLAPRYGVPLGVVVLGLAGLALLPLWSGALWLSGVVVLFGLFLLLQAVLLRLQFSGDALLVWRQSTLLRRFPYDEWIAWTVFWNPVPVLFYFREQRSIHLLPVLFDATTLRQQLELHVSTSP; this comes from the coding sequence ATGACCTCCCCCGCCGCCACGCTCGATCCCGCCGCCGGAACGGTGCTCGCACCCCGCTACGGGGTGCCGCTGGGGGTTGTGGTGCTGGGGCTGGCCGGCCTGGCCCTGCTGCCGCTGTGGTCGGGGGCGCTGTGGCTCAGCGGCGTGGTGGTGCTGTTCGGGCTGTTCCTGCTGCTGCAGGCCGTGCTGCTGCGCCTGCAGTTCAGCGGCGATGCCCTGCTGGTGTGGCGTCAGTCGACGCTGCTGCGCCGCTTCCCCTACGACGAATGGATCGCCTGGACCGTGTTCTGGAACCCGGTGCCGGTGCTGTTCTATTTCCGTGAACAGCGCAGCATTCACCTGCTGCCGGTGTTGTTTGATGCCACCACCTTGCGCCAACAACTGGAGCTGCACGTCAGCACCTCGCCATGA
- a CDS encoding ABC transporter permease: MKSPRWLNRLGSSCLIGGQTVAAIGRGRINVNDLFEHLLEAGPGSFLIVFITALAAGTVFNIQVAAELTKQGASVAVGGILSVGLAREIAPLLTATLLTGKVATSYAAQIGTMKVTEQIDAITMLRTDPVEYLVVPRVLAMVVMAPVQCLVFFVVGVWSGQVSSTFLFSIPPTVFWNSVRSWMTASDLPSMLVKAVVFGLQIAVIACGWGLTTRGGPKEVGTSTTGAVVMILVTVSLMDVLLTQLLFGA, encoded by the coding sequence ATGAAGTCACCGCGCTGGCTCAACCGCCTCGGCAGCAGTTGCCTGATCGGCGGCCAGACCGTGGCGGCGATCGGCAGGGGGCGCATCAACGTCAACGACCTGTTCGAGCATCTGCTGGAGGCAGGGCCCGGCAGCTTTCTGATCGTGTTCATCACGGCGCTGGCGGCAGGCACCGTGTTCAACATCCAGGTGGCGGCAGAGCTCACCAAGCAGGGGGCCAGCGTGGCCGTGGGAGGCATCCTTTCGGTGGGGCTGGCGCGCGAGATCGCACCGCTGCTCACCGCCACCCTGCTTACCGGGAAGGTGGCCACCTCTTACGCCGCCCAGATCGGCACCATGAAGGTGACCGAGCAGATCGACGCCATCACCATGCTGCGGACCGATCCGGTGGAGTACCTGGTGGTGCCCCGGGTGCTGGCGATGGTGGTGATGGCCCCGGTGCAGTGCCTGGTGTTCTTCGTGGTGGGGGTCTGGTCGGGCCAGGTGAGCAGCACCTTTCTCTTCTCGATCCCGCCCACCGTGTTCTGGAATTCCGTGCGCAGCTGGATGACCGCCAGCGACCTGCCCTCGATGCTGGTCAAGGCGGTGGTGTTCGGCCTGCAGATCGCCGTGATCGCCTGCGGCTGGGGCCTCACCACCCGCGGCGGCCCCAAGGAGGTGGGCACCAGCACCACCGGCGCCGTGGTGATGATTCTGGTCACGGTCAGCCTGATGGATGTGCTGCTGACCCAGCTGCTGTTCGGCGCTTAG
- a CDS encoding DUF3086 domain-containing protein codes for MTDPSVPPDQSPPPLSVPEPPAAEPSPAADPAPVAKPFEPWQALALKELQERRAALEAEIQELETRRNQLQKSLVSSFDGQADAIARRLKGFQDYLVVALQDLAGQAEQMELVVQPVVVQPSPLDQPAEVAAAAAPAAPAAAGLFSEDEDLIRSQLERFQGQPDFYADPWKLRRSLEAPAAALLEEWFLYQGGRGAHASAGSRSRNALTVAAAVAILGELYGERFQTLVLAGQPERLGEWRRGLQDCLGLSREDFGPNSGVVLFERPDALIERADRLEERGELPFIVIDAAEQVVDVPVLQFPLWLAFAATPAELAIDEELL; via the coding sequence ATGACCGATCCCAGCGTGCCGCCGGACCAATCCCCGCCGCCCCTGAGCGTGCCTGAACCGCCTGCGGCCGAGCCCTCGCCTGCGGCCGACCCGGCCCCTGTAGCCAAGCCATTCGAGCCCTGGCAGGCGCTCGCCCTCAAGGAGCTGCAGGAGCGGCGCGCGGCACTGGAGGCGGAGATCCAGGAGCTGGAAACCCGCCGCAACCAGCTGCAGAAGAGCCTGGTGAGCAGCTTTGATGGTCAGGCCGATGCGATCGCCCGGCGCCTGAAGGGCTTCCAGGACTACCTGGTGGTGGCGCTGCAGGATCTGGCCGGCCAGGCCGAGCAGATGGAGCTGGTGGTGCAGCCGGTGGTGGTGCAGCCCTCGCCACTGGATCAGCCGGCGGAAGTGGCCGCCGCGGCTGCCCCTGCCGCACCGGCGGCGGCGGGGCTGTTCAGCGAGGACGAAGACCTGATCCGCAGCCAGCTGGAGCGCTTCCAGGGCCAGCCCGATTTCTACGCCGATCCCTGGAAGCTGCGCCGCAGCCTGGAAGCCCCTGCCGCGGCTCTGCTGGAGGAGTGGTTCCTCTATCAGGGCGGGCGTGGCGCCCACGCCAGCGCTGGCAGCCGCAGCCGCAATGCGCTCACGGTGGCGGCGGCGGTGGCGATCCTCGGCGAGCTCTACGGCGAGCGCTTCCAGACCCTGGTGCTGGCCGGCCAGCCGGAGCGGCTGGGGGAATGGCGCCGCGGCCTGCAGGATTGCCTCGGGCTCAGCCGTGAAGATTTCGGGCCTAACAGCGGCGTGGTGCTGTTCGAGCGGCCTGATGCCCTGATCGAGCGCGCCGACCGGCTCGAGGAGCGCGGTGAGCTGCCGTTCATCGTGATCGATGCGGCCGAACAGGTGGTCGACGTCCCGGTGCTGCAGTTCCCGCTCTGGCTCGCCTTCGCCGCCACTCCAGCGGAACTGGCCATCGACGAGGAGCTGCTGTGA
- a CDS encoding pyrroline-5-carboxylate reductase: MTEHAGASEPLLSGLGIIGLGQMAQALLLPLLEQGDVRPAAVRAVVASPASAERLQQQLQVAVCAAADGQAAAAWQAPVVLLAVKPQQLAAAATAAADAAAAARAEHSRSGASAAASATPPASGSAASASPAAPAEHGDASAASSSEDSSTSQGHRYECPLLISVLAGVSLARLQASFPGWRVVRAVPNTPCLVRAGITGLAWGEQLSDGQRHCVRQLFGRVGQVLELPEPQLDGLLAVASSGPALMAVVIEALADGGVAAGLPRALAQQLALAMTGGTVALLQQKGLHPGQLKDMVSSPAGTTITALRQLERGAVRSALIEAVLAAAERSRALG, from the coding sequence ATGACCGAGCACGCCGGGGCCTCTGAGCCCCTCCTGTCGGGCCTCGGGATCATTGGCCTGGGGCAGATGGCCCAGGCCTTGCTGCTGCCGCTGCTGGAGCAGGGGGATGTTCGTCCTGCTGCCGTGCGGGCGGTGGTGGCCAGCCCTGCCTCCGCCGAGCGGCTCCAGCAGCAGTTGCAGGTGGCTGTCTGTGCCGCCGCCGATGGGCAGGCGGCTGCGGCCTGGCAGGCGCCGGTGGTGCTGCTGGCCGTCAAGCCGCAACAGCTCGCGGCGGCAGCCACGGCGGCTGCAGATGCGGCGGCTGCAGCTCGAGCGGAACACAGCCGATCAGGGGCGTCCGCCGCAGCATCGGCCACACCCCCAGCTTCTGGTTCAGCAGCCTCCGCCTCACCAGCAGCGCCCGCTGAGCACGGCGACGCCTCCGCAGCCTCCTCCTCAGAGGACAGCTCCACATCCCAAGGGCACCGCTACGAGTGCCCCCTGCTGATTTCCGTGCTGGCGGGGGTCAGCCTGGCTCGCCTGCAGGCGTCATTTCCCGGCTGGCGCGTGGTGCGGGCGGTGCCGAACACTCCCTGCCTGGTGCGGGCCGGGATCACTGGACTGGCCTGGGGAGAGCAGCTCAGCGATGGGCAACGTCACTGCGTGCGCCAGCTGTTCGGCCGGGTGGGGCAGGTGCTGGAGCTGCCGGAGCCTCAGCTCGATGGGCTGCTGGCGGTGGCCTCCTCCGGGCCGGCGCTGATGGCGGTGGTGATCGAAGCCCTCGCCGATGGCGGCGTGGCCGCCGGCCTGCCGCGGGCGCTGGCTCAGCAGCTGGCGCTCGCCATGACCGGCGGCACCGTGGCGCTGCTGCAGCAGAAGGGCCTGCATCCCGGCCAGCTCAAGGACATGGTGAGCAGCCCGGCCGGCACCACGATCACGGCCCTGCGTCAGCTGGAGCGGGGCGCCGTGCGTTCGGCTTTGATCGAGGCGGTGCTGGCGGCTGCTGAACGCAGCCGGGCGCTGGGCTGA
- a CDS encoding HD-GYP domain-containing protein, which yields MTHLADSLGQSKPTVLVVDDTPENLQVMNGLLRGLYKVRLATSGGLALELALQTPQPDLILLDIMMPDLDGHEVCIRLKADPATQNIPVIFLTALNQEVDQKRGFLDGCVDYITKPFSPDIVLARVATHVALKRASDLLSDHNRYLREEVERQTREVQKVQDVTILAMASLAETRDNETGMHLRRTQNYMKLLADHLHRHSPYASQLDAEAIELLYKSTPLHDIGKVGIPDHILLKPGKLTPEEFMVMKKHSELGSHIIAQAEGLLDAPSSFLRFAREIAHYHHENWDGSGYPEGLQGEAIPLSARLMAVADVYDALISKRFYKQAFSHEEATRFIESQVGRKFDPVIVEAFRQVADRFATIAATFKDNNSAPPLAALPAPSLSPSPGLAEEGENSPAFC from the coding sequence ATGACCCATCTCGCCGACAGCCTTGGGCAAAGCAAGCCCACCGTGCTGGTGGTGGATGACACGCCGGAAAACCTGCAGGTGATGAACGGCCTGCTGCGTGGGCTGTACAAAGTGCGCCTGGCCACCAGTGGCGGACTTGCCTTGGAGTTGGCCCTGCAGACGCCCCAGCCGGATCTGATTCTGTTGGACATCATGATGCCGGATCTTGATGGCCATGAGGTGTGCATACGGCTCAAGGCCGACCCCGCCACTCAGAACATTCCTGTGATCTTCCTCACAGCGCTGAACCAGGAAGTTGATCAGAAGCGAGGCTTTCTTGATGGCTGCGTGGATTACATCACCAAGCCCTTCTCCCCCGACATCGTGCTGGCCAGAGTGGCCACCCATGTGGCCCTGAAGCGCGCCAGCGACCTCCTCTCTGATCACAACCGTTACCTGCGCGAGGAAGTGGAGCGCCAGACCCGCGAGGTCCAGAAGGTTCAGGACGTCACGATCCTGGCGATGGCATCACTGGCGGAAACCCGCGACAACGAAACCGGAATGCACCTGCGCCGCACCCAGAACTACATGAAGCTTCTGGCTGATCACTTACACCGGCACTCCCCTTACGCCAGCCAGCTCGACGCAGAGGCAATCGAGCTGCTCTATAAATCCACGCCGCTTCATGACATCGGCAAAGTGGGCATTCCTGATCACATCCTGCTGAAGCCAGGCAAGCTCACCCCTGAAGAGTTCATGGTGATGAAGAAGCATTCGGAGCTGGGTTCCCACATCATTGCGCAAGCAGAAGGTCTGCTGGATGCCCCCAGCAGCTTTCTGCGCTTTGCCCGCGAGATCGCCCACTACCACCACGAGAACTGGGACGGCAGCGGCTATCCCGAGGGGCTGCAAGGAGAAGCCATCCCCCTGTCCGCCCGTCTGATGGCCGTGGCCGATGTGTATGACGCCCTCATCTCCAAACGCTTCTACAAGCAGGCCTTCTCCCATGAGGAAGCCACCCGCTTCATCGAAAGCCAGGTCGGCCGAAAATTCGATCCTGTGATCGTGGAAGCCTTCCGCCAGGTAGCCGATCGCTTCGCCACCATCGCCGCCACCTTCAAAGACAACAATTCCGCGCCGCCCCTGGCCGCCCTGCCCGCGCCGTCCCTTTCCCCATCGCCGGGCCTGGCGGAGGAAGGGGAAAACAGCCCGGCGTTCTGCTGA
- a CDS encoding cell division protein SepF: protein MSLFSRLRAVVSGDDYLDGEYDELDYDPGDDQAQTAQSRATQVGSGSALALSSPFGSDDLFPGSNVIGMPGLSATAAEVTLMEPRSFDEMPRAIQALRDRKTVILNLTMMEPDQAQRAVDFVAGGTFAIDGHQERVGESIFLFAPSCVTVTTASMEEPSSPTIVSTRDTGSDADAAPSPAWGRSDFAVGG from the coding sequence GTGTCGTTGTTCTCCCGCCTCCGTGCCGTCGTCTCCGGTGACGACTATCTCGATGGCGAGTACGACGAACTCGACTACGACCCCGGTGACGACCAGGCCCAGACCGCCCAGTCGCGCGCCACGCAGGTCGGCAGCGGCAGTGCCCTGGCCCTGTCCTCCCCCTTCGGCTCCGACGACCTCTTCCCCGGCAGCAATGTGATCGGCATGCCGGGCCTGTCGGCAACGGCCGCGGAGGTGACCCTGATGGAGCCCCGCAGCTTCGATGAGATGCCCCGTGCCATCCAGGCCCTGCGTGACCGCAAGACCGTGATCCTCAACCTCACGATGATGGAGCCGGATCAGGCCCAGAGGGCCGTGGATTTCGTGGCAGGCGGCACTTTCGCCATCGACGGCCACCAGGAGCGGGTGGGCGAAAGCATCTTCCTGTTCGCGCCCAGCTGCGTCACGGTCACCACCGCCTCGATGGAGGAGCCCTCCTCTCCCACCATCGTTTCCACCCGCGACACCGGCTCCGATGCCGATGCGGCCCCCAGTCCGGCCTGGGGCCGCTCCGACTTCGCCGTCGGCGGCTGA